In Rhizophagus irregularis chromosome 26, complete sequence, one genomic interval encodes:
- a CDS encoding Isoleucine--tRNA ligase cytoplasmic: MSQTDGQFNFPKEEEKILEFWREIDAFRTQIRLSEGKPSFSFYDGPPFATGLPHYGHLLAGTIKDIVTRYASLTGHYVERRFGWDCHGLPVEHEIDKTFNIKGKDDVLAMGIDKYNYECRSIVMRYADAWRETVERIGRWIDFDNDYKTLNTSFMESVWWVFSQLYKKDQVYRGVRIMPFSTACTTPIANFEAAQNYKDVNDPAIVVSFPLVNEPETLLLAWTTTPWTLPSNLALCTHPEYEYIKIKDELSGRTYVLLEKCLNVLYKDPKKAKYTIEQRFFGKDMKGWEYIPIFDYFVSQFKGRGFIVLNDTYVTDDSGTGIVHQAPAFGEEDYRICLENKIITEDGFLPCPVDEQGRFTQEVADFAGIYVKEADKNIQKILKQKNRLIIQSQLKHSYPFCWRSDTPLIYKAVPSWFVRVKPIIDKLLKNNKESYWVPEAIKEKRFVNWITNARDWNVSRNRYWGTPIPLWVSDDYEEIVCIGSLAELEELSGCDKLTDIHREKVDQITIPSKKGKGQLKRVEEVFDCWFESGSMPYAQCHYPFENKERFESSFPADFIAEGLDQTRGWFYTLMVLSTHLFDKPAFKNLIVNGLVLASDGKKMSKSLKNYPDPMFIINAYGADALRLYLINSPVVRAEPLRFKEDGVKEVISKIFLPWYNAYRFFISQVALLQKESGIEFLYNPLAKKSTNVMDKWILACSQSLIKFVREEMKAYRLYTVVPRLLGLIEQLTNWYVRFNRKRLKGENGPEDTIDALNTLYEVLFTLCRSMSAFTPFLTEYMYQRLQKYFPSSGTNEEVRSVHFLSFPEIREEYFDLEIERIVSRMQAVIEMGRYIREKNNIGLKTPLKELIVIHSDSQYHSDILSLKNYIIEELNVKNLVVTSEEDKFGIKYRAEADWKVLGQKLKKDAVKIKEALPKLTSEQVKEFVKNGEITINGIKIFEEDLQVVRYFEDANSHYETNNNKDVLILLDIQVYQDLQEEGYAREIVNRVQRLRKKAGLQPIDPILMYYKLTKDTENRIEKVLQSQSDFIVKVLKRPLLPISEKSESSEIIIEEEQEVNESTFILFFIKDW; encoded by the exons ATGTCCCAGACAGAcg gCCAGTTTAATTTTccaaaagaagaagaaaaaatccTAGAATTTTGGCGTGAAATTGATGCTTTCAGAACACAAATTCGATTATCCGAAGGAAAGCCTTCCTTTTCTTTCTATGATGGACCTCCTTTCGCAACTGGATTGCCCCACTATGGGCATTTGTTAGCAGGCACAAtaaag GACATTGTGACCAGATACGCTTCATTAACAGGACATTATGTTGAGCGCCGATTTGGTTGGGATTGCCATGGGCTTCCAGTCGAACATGAAATAGATAAAACTTTTAACATTAAG GGGAAAGATGATGTTTTGGCGATGGGTatagataaatataattacgAGTGCAGAAGCATTGTCATGCGGTATGCTGATGCTTGGCGAGAAACAGTAGAACGCATTGGTCGATGGATTGATTTTGATAATGATTATAAGACTCTTAATACATCTTTTATGGAAAGTGTTTGGTGGGTTTTCAGCCAACTTTATAAGAAAGATCAAGTATATCGTGGAGTTAGAATTATGCCTTTTTCTACTGCTTGTACAACTCCGATTGCAAATTTTGAGGCTGCTCAAAATTACAAGGATGTTAATGATCCTGCAA TTGTCGTTTCTTTTCCATTGGTTAATGAGCCTGAGACTTTATTACTTGCCTGGACAACAACTCCGTGGACCTTACCTAGCAATTTAGCACTTTGTACACATCCTGAATATgagtatattaaaatcaagGATGAGCTGTCCGGACGAACATATGTACTTTTAGAAAAATGTTTGAATGTGTTATATAAGGATCcgaaaaaagcaaaatataCTATAGAACAAAGGTTCTTTGGTAAAGACATGAAAGGATGGGAATATATTCCAATATTTGACTATTTTGTTTCCCag TTTAAAGGTAGAGggtttattgttttaaatgatACATATGTTACGGATGATAGTGGAACAGGAATTGTGCACCAAGCTCCAGCATTTGGCGAAGAGGATTACCGTATATGCctcgaaaataaaattattactgaaGATGGGTTCCTTCCGTGCCCAGTTGATGAACAAGGTCGTTTCACTCAAGAAGTGGCCGATTTTGCCGGAATCTACGTTAAA GAAGCAGATAAAAAcatccaaaaaattttgaaacaaaaaaaccGGTTAATTATTCAATCTCAATTGAAACATAGTTATCCTTTTTGCTGGCG ttcAGATACGCCGTTGATATACAAAGCTGTTCCTTCGTGGTTTGTTAGAGTCAAACCAATCATAgacaaattactaaaaaataataaagaaagttaTTG GGTCCCTGAAGCTATTAAAGAAAAGCGATTTGTTAACTGGATCACAAATGCACGTGACTGGAACGTTTCTAGAAATCGTTATTGGGGTACTCCGATTCCTCTTTGGGTTAGCGATGACTATGAAGAG ATTGTTTGTATTGGTTCGTTAGCAGAATTAGAAGAATTGTCCGGATGTGATAAATTAACTGATATTCATCGTGAAAAGGTTGATCAAATAACTATTCCTTcgaaaaaaggaaaaggtCAACTGAAAAGAGTAGAAGAAGTTTTTGACTGTTGGTTTGAATCTGGCAG CATGCCGTATGCACAATGTCATTACCcttttgaaaataaagaaagattCGAATCCTCTTTTCCCGCTGACTTTATTGCAGAAGGTTTAGATCAAACACGAGGATGGTTTTATACTCTTATGGTATTATCAACGCATTTGTTTGATAAACCtgcatttaaaaatttgatcgtTAATGGTTTGGTCTTAGCATC tgATGGGAAGAAAATGAGCAAAAGTCTCAAAAACTATCCTGATCCCATGTTTATCATTAATGCTTATGGTGCTGATGCATTAAG GTTATATCTTATTAACTCTCCAGTAGTCCGTGCTGAACCATTGAGATTTAAAGAAGATGGAGTTAAAgaagtaatttcaaaaatatttttgcctTGGTATAATGCCTATAGATTTTTCATATCACAGGTGGCCCTTCTTCAAAAG GAATCAGGCATAGAATTTCTTTACAATCCATTAGCAAAGAAATCAACAAATGTTATGGATAAATGGATTTTAGCATGTTCGCAAAGTCTGATAAAATTTGTGAGAGAAGAAATGAAag CATATCGTTTATACACGGTTGTGCCTCGGCTACTTGGTTTGATTGAACAGCTGACAAACTGGTATGTTAGATTTAACCGCAAGCGCCTGAAAGGAGAAAATGGCCCTGAAGATACTATAGATGCTCTCAACACACTTTATGAAGTATTATTTACGTTATGTCGTTCtatg tctGCATTTACTCCTTTCCTTACCGAATATATGTACCAAAGATTACAGAAATATTTTCCATCATCCGGTACTAATGAGGAAGTTCGTTCAGTGCATTTCTTATCATTTCCAGAAATTCGAGAAGAATATTTTGACTTAGAGATTGAAAGAATTGTTTCACGTATGCAAGCAGTTATTGAAATGGGTCGCTATATCCGcgagaaaaataatattggtCTTAAg ACACCATTAAAAGAACTGATTGTCATCCATTCAGACTCTCAATATCATTCTGATATCCTCtcattgaaaaattatattattgag gaACTGAATGTTAAAAATCTTGTCGTCACATCTGAAGAAgataaatttggtattaaatatCGAGCAGAAGCAGACTGGAAAGTATTAGGTCAGAAACTGAAGAAAGATGCTGTAAAGATTAAAGAAGCTTTGCCTAAATTGACTTCTGAACAAGTCAAAGAGTTTGTTAAAAATGGAGAGATTACAATTAATGggatcaaaatttttgaagaggACTTACAAGTAGTCAGATACTTTGAGGATGCTAATAGTCATTATGaaacaaataacaataaagaTGTTTTGATCCTTTTGGATATCCAAGTTTATCAAGATTTGCAGGAAGAAGGATATGCACGAGAAATTGTAAATCGTGTGCAAAGACTCAGGAAAAAg gCAGGGTTG